In Calditrichota bacterium, a genomic segment contains:
- a CDS encoding aminomethyl-transferring glycine dehydrogenase subunit GcvPA gives MPFIPTTEKEEQDMLRAIGVETFEDLLETIPERVRFHGSFNLPDSTSELEAFQLMRRLAQQNHSVQDYTCFLGGGAYDHYIPSVVNHILLRSEFYTAYTPYQPEVSQGNLQAIFEYQSMISNLTAMDVTNASMYDAGSALAEAALMAYHVKNRAAIIVSKAVNPFYRDVLRTYLHGQNIDIREIDVSADGITDVNQLKKHITDQTAGVIIQHPNFLGNLENVHEIEAVTHASGALFITSNDPLSLGLLEPPGAYNADIVTGEGQVLGNPLAFGGPYLGIFSVKQEFIRKMPGRLIGRTVDSQGRPGFVMTLQTREQHIRRDKATSNICTNNALNALAATIYLSLLGKQGIQEVANQCLQKSHYLAEKIAAIPGFELKFKAPFFKEFVIKTPIPAADVIAGLKDRKILAGIDLSKFDYGFENALLVAVTEKRSQAELDAFAESLAIIVD, from the coding sequence ATGCCATTTATTCCGACAACTGAAAAAGAAGAACAAGATATGCTCCGCGCTATCGGAGTTGAAACATTTGAGGATCTGTTGGAAACGATTCCGGAACGTGTCCGCTTTCACGGGTCATTCAATTTACCCGATTCCACATCGGAATTAGAAGCCTTTCAGCTGATGCGCCGGCTTGCTCAGCAAAATCATTCCGTTCAGGATTACACCTGTTTTTTGGGTGGAGGCGCGTATGATCATTATATACCCTCCGTTGTAAACCATATTTTGCTCCGGTCAGAATTTTACACCGCCTACACACCCTACCAGCCCGAGGTCAGTCAGGGAAACCTTCAGGCCATTTTCGAATACCAATCCATGATCTCGAATCTTACCGCCATGGATGTCACCAATGCTTCCATGTATGATGCGGGTTCAGCCCTTGCCGAAGCCGCGCTGATGGCTTATCATGTGAAAAACAGAGCAGCCATTATCGTTTCGAAAGCGGTTAACCCCTTTTACCGGGATGTTTTGCGCACCTATCTTCACGGCCAAAACATAGACATTCGCGAAATTGATGTGTCTGCGGATGGCATCACGGATGTCAATCAATTGAAAAAACACATTACCGATCAAACAGCCGGCGTCATTATCCAGCACCCCAATTTTCTTGGGAATCTGGAAAATGTGCATGAAATCGAAGCCGTCACTCACGCTTCCGGCGCACTTTTTATTACCTCCAACGATCCGCTTTCACTGGGGCTCTTGGAACCCCCGGGTGCCTACAACGCGGATATCGTGACAGGCGAAGGCCAGGTACTGGGGAATCCCCTGGCATTTGGCGGACCCTATCTGGGAATCTTTTCCGTCAAACAGGAATTTATCCGCAAAATGCCCGGGCGTCTCATTGGCAGAACCGTGGATTCTCAGGGACGTCCCGGTTTCGTCATGACCCTCCAAACACGCGAACAACACATCCGGCGCGATAAGGCCACATCAAACATCTGTACAAACAATGCGCTAAACGCCTTGGCGGCCACCATTTATTTATCCCTTTTGGGAAAACAGGGCATTCAGGAAGTCGCCAATCAATGCCTTCAGAAAAGCCATTATCTGGCCGAAAAAATAGCGGCAATTCCCGGGTTCGAGCTAAAATTCAAGGCGCCGTTTTTCAAAGAATTTGTGATAAAAACCCCCATTCCGGCTGCCGATGTGATTGCCGGACTGAAAGATCGAAAGATTTTGGCCGGAATTGATCTGTCCAAATTCGATTACGGTTTTGAAAACGCACTGCTGGTCGCGGTGACTGAAAAGCGCAGCCAGGCTGAACTGGATGCATTTGCAGAGAGCCTCGCAATAATCGTGGACTAA